The following coding sequences are from one Amphiprion ocellaris isolate individual 3 ecotype Okinawa chromosome 19, ASM2253959v1, whole genome shotgun sequence window:
- the trim35-12 gene encoding E3 ubiquitin-protein ligase TRIM39: MALRPRASSQPGKLSFLQTSKANSLLRPRAVSSRSGSMLEEELSCPVCCEIFKDPVVLKCSHSFCRACLQQFWNKKKARRECPICRRKCSLTEPTVSLALKNVADTFLREKERQTATDGTGAGSTGDEAGMVEVKCDTHGEVLKLFCLDDFEVLCCVCHTSKKHQGHRVCPLEEGAQDLKAELKTELIPLKKNLRRLYEAKQECDDTTVHIKNQTQGTEKQIREEFEQLREFLQKEEAARLAVLQQEDEEKKELVRKKSDSITRDILTFSHAVIAIENEIASSDALFLQNYINTKKRAQIPQKDPEKVSGALINVAKHVSSLKYRVWEKMMELVQYTPITLDPNTAYSWLSLSADLTSVANRGSLLKLPDNPERFGHFVFVLGSEGFTSGRHAWEVEVGDKVDWMLGVVKESIDRKGRISGCPEGGFWMISHYEGEYSAMTRPSTTLHLEGELTRVRVQLDYDAGEVTFSNPVSMTPIYTFTDFFTEKMYPFFCPGANINNNNPCPLKICPAKVAAWNSATW; encoded by the exons ATGGCTTTACGCCCACGAGCTTCTTCCCAGCCTGGGAAACTGTCCTTCCTCCAGACCTCCAAGGCAAATTCTCTCCTTCGACCGCGGGCTGTTTCCTCACGCTCCGGCTCCATGCTGGAAGAGGAGCTGTCTTGTCCCGTCTGCTGTGAGATCTTCAAGGATCCCGTGGTGCTCAAGTGCAGCCACAGCTTCTGCCGGGCCTGTCTCCAGCAGTTCTGGAACAAGAAGAAGGCTAGGCGGGAGTGTCCCATCTGCAGGAGGAAGTGCTCTCTGACGGAGCCCACGGTCAGCCTGGCTCTGAAGAATGTGGCCGACACCTTCCTGAGGGAGAAGGAGCGCCAAACAGCCACGGATGGGACAGGGGCTGGCAGCACGGGGGACGAGGCAGGGATGGTGGAGGTGAAGTGCGACACACATGGAGAAGTCCTCAAACTCTTCTGCCTGGATGATTTTGAAGTCCTGTGCTGCGTGTGTCACACCTCCAAGAAGCACCAGGGACACAGAGTATGTCCCCTGGAAGAAGGAGCTCAGGATCTCAAG GCGGAGCTGAAGACGGAACTGATTCCTCTAAAGAAAAACCTGCGTCGCCTGTATGAAGCCAAGCAGGAGTGTGATGACACAACTGTGCACATCAAG AACCAAACTCAGGGCACAGAGAAGCAGATCAGAGAAGAGTTTGAGCAGCTGAGGGAGTTTCTCCAGAAGGAGGAAGCAGCACGGTTAGCCGTCCTGCAGCAGGAGGACGAAGAGAAGAAAGAGCTGGTGAGGAAGAAGTCTGACAGCATCACCAGAGATATCCTCACCTTCTCTCATGCTGTCATCGCCATCGAGAATGAGATTGCATCCAGTGATGCCCTTTTCCTTCAG AATTACATCAACACAAAGAAAAG AGCTCAGATCCCGCAGAAGGATCCAGAAAAAGTGTCAGGTGCTCTCATAAATGTGGCCAAGCATGTCAGTTCCCTAAAGTACCGTGTGTGGGAGAAGATGATGGAGCTGGTTCAGTACA CACCAATCACCCTGGACCCAAACACCGCCTACTCCTGGTTGTCCCTATCTGCAGACCTGACCAGCGTGGCCAACAGAGGCTCCCTGCTGAAGCTCCCGGACAATCCAGAACGTTTCGGCCACTTTGTGTTCGTGCTGGGCTCCGAGGGCTTTACTTCAGGTCGCCACGCctgggaggtggaggtgggCGACAAGGTGGACTGGATGCTCGGGGTGGTCAAGGAGTCCATTGACAGGAAAGGCCGCATCTCGGGGTGTCCCGAGGGCGGCTTCTGGATGATCTCTCACTACGAGGGCGAATACTCGGCCATGACGAGGCCCAGCACCACGCTGCACTTGGAGGGGGAGCTGACACGAGTGAGGGTGCAGCTGGACTACGACGCTGGAGAGGTGACCTTCTCCAACCCTGTCAGCATGACGCCCATCTACACCTTTACTGACTTCTTCACTGAGAAGATGTACCCCTTCTTCTGCCCCGGAgccaacatcaacaacaacaatccCTGCCCTCTTAAAATCTGCCCCGCCAAGGTGGCTGCATGGAACAGTGCAACATGGTGA
- the gipc1 gene encoding PDZ domain-containing protein GIPC1 yields the protein MPLGLGRRKKASPLVENEEAEPIRAGLNVAGMEGLDGGVVGLGEGATSEGLPPPPNSMRPRLIFHTQLAHGSPTGRIEGFSNVRELYAKIGEAFGIPPSEVMFCTLNTHKVDMDKLLGGQIGLEDFIFAHIKGQRKEIEVYKGEDALGLTITDNGAGYAFIKRIREGSIIHQIQVINVGDMIESINGHRLIGCRHYEVAKMLKELPKGKDFTIKLTEPLKAFDMISQRSGGSRSASGVQLGTGRGTLRLRSKGPATVEELPSAFEEKAIEKVDDLLESYMGIRDSELAATMVELGKDKKNPDEFAEALDETLGDFAFPDEFVFDVWGAIGDAKVGRV from the exons ATGCCTCTGGGCTTGGGAAGAAGGAAGAAGGCGTCCCCGCTAGTCGAGAACGAAGAAGCAGAGCCCATCCGTGCAGGCCTCAATGTGGCAGGTATGGAAGGTCTAGATGGAGGCGTTGTTGGGCTGGGAGAAGGTGCCACCTCTGAAGGCCTGCCTCCTCCACCCAACAGCATGCGACCTCGCCTCATTTTCCACACCCAGCTTGCTCATGGCAGCCCCACGGGCCGCATCGAGGGCTTCAGTAATGTGCGGGAGCTCTATGCCAAGATTGGCGAAGCCTTTGGGATACCACCATCTGAG GTTATGTTTTGCACGCTGAACACTCACAAGGTGGACATGGATAAACTGCTGGGAGGTCAAATTGGGCTAGAGGACTTTATTTTTGCCCACATTAAAGGTCAGCGCAAGGAAATAGAGGTGTACAAAGGAGAGGATGCACTAGGGTTGACGATCACTGATAATGGAGCCGGCTACGCTTTCATCAAG aggaTCCGAGAGGGGAGCATTATCCACCAGATTCAGGTCATCAATGTGGGTGATATGATCGAATCTATCAACGGCCATCGCCTTATTGGCTGTCGACACTATGAAGTGGCCAAGATGCTGAAGGAGCTCCCAAAGGGAAAGGATTTCACCATCAAGCTAACGGAGCCTCTCAAAGCCTTTG ATATGATCAGCCAGAGGTCTGGAGGGTCGAGGTCGGCGTCAGGGGTTCAGCTGGGGACTGGCAGAGGAACCCTTCGGCTGCGCTCTAAAGGTCCTGCTACTGTGGAAGAACTG CCATCTGCATTTGAGGAAAAGGCCATAGAGAAGGTGGATGACCTGCTTGAGAGCTACATGGGAATCAGAGACAGTGAGCTGG CGGCTACCATGGTGGAGCtgggaaaagacaaaaagaaccCAGATGAATTTGCTGAGGCTTTAGACGAAACCTTGGGAGACTTTGCCTTCCCTGATGAGTTTGTTTTCGACGTCTGGGGTGCCATCGGCGATGCTAAAGTTGGCCGGGTGTAA